The following are from one region of the Nocardioides marmotae genome:
- a CDS encoding nuclear transport factor 2 family protein, with the protein MPASNEAVRAVVERYVALVATGTADQIVDLYADGATVEDPVGSEPLTTREAIHAFYATLEGLEQETRLLDARVVAGEAVFAFEVRTKAGDQTYVLAPFDVMTFDDDARITSMRAYWGEADMRLA; encoded by the coding sequence ATGCCAGCGAGCAACGAAGCGGTCCGCGCCGTCGTCGAGAGGTACGTCGCGCTCGTCGCGACCGGCACCGCGGACCAGATCGTCGACCTGTACGCCGACGGGGCGACCGTCGAGGACCCGGTCGGCAGCGAGCCCTTGACGACCCGGGAGGCGATCCACGCCTTCTACGCCACGCTCGAGGGGCTCGAGCAGGAGACCCGGCTCCTCGACGCACGGGTGGTCGCGGGCGAGGCGGTCTTCGCCTTCGAGGTGCGGACGAAGGCGGGCGACCAGACCTACGTGCTCGCGCCGTTCGACGTGATGACCTTCGACGACGACGCCCGGATCACCAGCATGCGCGCCTACTGGGGCGAGGCGGACATGCGCCTGGCCTGA
- a CDS encoding HD domain-containing protein has protein sequence MDDDHLLASWPLTAGEEVRDALAAAYAGDDRDYHDTRHLAEVLARLAELAERGAAYDRVPVLLAAWFHDGVYDGERDAEERSAVWAEDALAGLVDAATVAEVARLVRTTETHRPEDGDANGCALSDADLAILAAPRPRYEEYVAAVRREFAHLDDETFRRGRTQVLRSLAEKEHLFHTPWAREHWEGPARANLARELDELARPAGAAPAQA, from the coding sequence GTGGACGACGACCATCTGCTCGCCTCCTGGCCCCTGACCGCCGGCGAGGAGGTGCGCGACGCGCTGGCAGCGGCGTACGCGGGGGACGACCGCGACTACCACGACACGCGGCACCTGGCGGAGGTGCTGGCCCGGCTGGCCGAGCTCGCCGAGCGCGGGGCGGCCTACGACCGGGTGCCGGTGCTGCTGGCCGCGTGGTTCCACGACGGCGTGTACGACGGCGAGCGCGACGCCGAGGAGCGCTCGGCGGTCTGGGCCGAGGACGCGCTGGCCGGGCTGGTCGACGCCGCGACCGTGGCCGAGGTCGCGCGGCTCGTGCGGACGACCGAGACCCACCGCCCCGAGGACGGCGACGCCAACGGCTGCGCGCTCTCCGACGCCGACCTGGCGATCCTGGCGGCGCCGCGGCCGCGCTATGAGGAGTACGTCGCCGCCGTCCGCCGCGAGTTCGCCCACCTCGACGACGAGACCTTCCGCCGCGGCCGCACCCAGGTGCTCCGCTCGCTCGCCGAGAAGGAGCACCTCTTCCACACCCCGTGGGCGCGCGAGCACTGGGAGGGCCCGGCCCGCGCCAACCTGGCCCGCGAGCTCGACGAGCTGGCCCGGCCGGCCGGCGCCGCACCGGCACAGGCCTGA
- a CDS encoding DUF4031 domain-containing protein, whose amino-acid sequence MILIDPPNAPGHGRLWSHVASDASFEELHAFARTLGLPERGFDRDHYDVPAEWYDRVVASGAAPVSSRELVARLVAADLRRRKRRGRSAG is encoded by the coding sequence GTGATCCTCATCGACCCGCCCAATGCGCCCGGGCACGGCCGGCTCTGGTCCCACGTCGCCAGCGACGCCTCCTTCGAGGAGCTGCACGCCTTCGCGCGGACCCTGGGCCTGCCCGAGCGCGGCTTCGACCGGGACCACTACGACGTGCCGGCGGAGTGGTACGACCGGGTCGTGGCCTCCGGTGCCGCCCCGGTCAGCTCCCGCGAGCTGGTCGCCCGGCTGGTCGCGGCCGACCTGCGGCGACGCAAGCGCCGGGGCCGGTCCGCCGGCTGA
- a CDS encoding copper homeostasis protein CutC, protein MAETATDQRAALAAPVLEVAVAHERDVPGAAEGGAHRLRLAAPGRFSPEPALVSAVCRESDLPVHVELRLTDSWTTTGGELARLVGLAADYAACGAAGFSFGFLDADLEVDLAVCAHLAERLPEDLPWTFSEAFDATLDPRRSWRRVRVLPGLTGVRSAGSPQGMSVGYDDLLAAAADPAVARLLVAGGGLLAEHVPWLLRAGVRQLAVDTQVRPGASHRSYVEAGHVRSWRRLLG, encoded by the coding sequence GTGGCAGAGACGGCGACCGACCAGCGAGCGGCACTCGCGGCCCCGGTGCTCGAGGTCGCGGTCGCCCACGAGCGCGACGTGCCCGGCGCCGCCGAGGGCGGGGCGCACCGGCTGCGCCTCGCCGCGCCCGGCCGGTTCTCGCCCGAGCCGGCCCTGGTCTCGGCGGTCTGCCGCGAGTCCGACCTGCCGGTGCACGTCGAGCTGCGGCTGACCGACTCCTGGACCACCACCGGCGGCGAGCTCGCCCGGCTCGTCGGCCTGGCCGCCGACTACGCAGCGTGCGGGGCGGCCGGCTTCTCCTTCGGCTTCCTCGACGCCGACCTGGAGGTCGACCTCGCGGTCTGCGCGCACCTGGCCGAGCGGCTGCCCGAGGACCTGCCGTGGACCTTCTCCGAGGCCTTCGACGCCACCCTCGACCCCCGCCGCTCCTGGCGGCGCGTCCGCGTGCTCCCCGGGCTCACCGGCGTCCGCTCGGCCGGCTCGCCACAGGGGATGAGCGTCGGGTACGACGACCTGCTGGCCGCCGCCGCGGACCCCGCCGTCGCCCGGCTGCTCGTCGCGGGCGGCGGGCTCCTGGCCGAGCACGTGCCGTGGCTGCTGCGCGCCGGGGTGCGCCAGCTCGCGGTCGACACCCAGGTGCGACCCGGCGCCTCGCACCGCTCCTACGTCGAGGCCGGCCACGTGCGCTCGTGGCGCCGGCTGCTGGGGTGA
- a CDS encoding WXG100 family type VII secretion target: MLVGLHLVDPEPGEAELRHDATFELWDESISALRDVVNTGIRTLNQVGAGLPLLPEGSLEELLVQPLTGDYGAIRQNATACHQVADALGTWTANLVRVATTLDPRWDGLAGTAFTARLSVQAVAARGLAEVVRRGSALLEEIAEVSERLGVRVEELLVELGKAIARLARRLLARVGGPAGWASFAAELALRGLDAVTDIVDDVRRVVDLVEAVLDLHRTVADWAEVQRDRLAVFEELAA, from the coding sequence ATGCTGGTCGGGCTGCACCTCGTCGACCCGGAGCCGGGCGAGGCCGAGCTGCGCCACGACGCGACCTTCGAGCTGTGGGACGAGTCGATCTCGGCGCTGCGCGACGTCGTCAACACCGGCATCCGGACGCTCAACCAGGTCGGCGCGGGACTGCCGCTGCTGCCCGAGGGCTCGCTCGAGGAGCTGCTCGTCCAGCCGCTGACCGGCGACTACGGCGCGATCCGGCAGAACGCCACCGCCTGCCACCAGGTGGCCGACGCCCTCGGCACGTGGACGGCGAACCTCGTCCGGGTCGCCACCACGCTCGACCCGCGCTGGGACGGGCTGGCCGGCACCGCGTTCACCGCCCGGCTCAGCGTCCAGGCGGTCGCCGCACGCGGGCTGGCGGAGGTCGTGCGCCGCGGGTCGGCCCTGCTCGAGGAGATCGCGGAGGTCTCCGAGCGCCTCGGCGTCCGCGTCGAGGAGCTGCTGGTCGAGCTCGGGAAGGCGATCGCCCGGCTGGCCCGGCGGTTGCTGGCCCGGGTGGGCGGTCCGGCCGGCTGGGCGTCGTTCGCGGCCGAGCTCGCGCTGCGCGGGCTCGACGCCGTCACCGACATCGTCGACGACGTCCGTCGCGTGGTCGACCTGGTCGAGGCCGTCCTGGACCTGCACCGCACCGTCGCGGACTGGGCCGAGGTCCAGCGCGACCGGCTCGCGGTCTTCGAGGAGCTCGCGGCATGA
- a CDS encoding DUF4287 domain-containing protein, whose amino-acid sequence MSFQAYLDKAEEQTGLTPRQLVQQANEHGLDASSRSGEVIAWFKAEHGLGHGHAAALAHVVVKGPRISDKHVGSTGSHRDESDTLWLDGRATRPGA is encoded by the coding sequence ATGTCCTTCCAGGCCTACCTCGACAAGGCGGAGGAGCAGACCGGCCTCACGCCCCGCCAGCTGGTGCAGCAGGCGAACGAGCACGGCCTGGACGCCTCGTCGCGATCCGGTGAGGTGATCGCGTGGTTCAAGGCCGAGCACGGGCTCGGCCACGGGCACGCCGCCGCGCTGGCCCACGTGGTCGTCAAGGGGCCGCGGATCAGCGACAAGCACGTCGGCTCCACCGGCAGCCACCGCGACGAGTCCGACACCCTCTGGCTCGACGGCCGGGCCACTCGTCCCGGCGCCTGA
- a CDS encoding GntR family transcriptional regulator, whose product MDELLVTDGRALKHVQVREYVRSLVTGCAPGSPAPSERELVHRFGVARMTVRQAMDALVVEGLLERIPGRGTFVARPRRTASKITGYTEEMNRRGLLAESQTLLARREQAGPGVARALSLSEGDAVIHWRRLRRADAKPMCLEDAYLNEVLLPGFLQSGMPTSLYDALDARGLRPTWAEDSITADKATPEEATLLEVETGASVLRHSRRAIAGEKVVEVSRTVYRADRFTLWVQLGQES is encoded by the coding sequence GTGGACGAGCTGCTGGTGACGGACGGACGTGCGCTCAAGCACGTCCAGGTGCGCGAGTACGTGCGTTCCCTGGTCACCGGGTGCGCTCCCGGATCGCCCGCGCCCTCCGAGCGCGAGCTGGTCCACCGTTTCGGCGTCGCGCGGATGACCGTGCGCCAGGCCATGGACGCGCTGGTGGTGGAGGGGCTGCTCGAGCGGATCCCCGGCCGCGGCACGTTCGTCGCCCGGCCGCGCCGCACCGCCAGCAAGATCACCGGGTACACCGAGGAGATGAACCGGCGCGGCCTCCTCGCCGAGTCCCAGACCCTCCTCGCCCGCCGCGAGCAGGCCGGCCCGGGCGTCGCCCGCGCGCTGAGCCTCAGCGAGGGCGACGCGGTCATCCACTGGCGCCGCCTGCGCCGCGCCGACGCGAAGCCGATGTGCCTGGAGGACGCCTACCTCAACGAGGTGCTCCTGCCCGGCTTCCTGCAGAGCGGCATGCCCACCAGCCTGTACGACGCCCTGGACGCGCGCGGCCTGCGCCCGACCTGGGCCGAGGACTCCATCACCGCGGACAAGGCCACCCCCGAGGAGGCCACCCTGCTCGAGGTCGAGACCGGTGCCTCGGTGCTGCGGCACTCCCGCCGCGCGATCGCCGGCGAGAAGGTCGTCGAGGTCTCGCGCACCGTCTACCGCGCGGACCGGTTCACCCTCTGGGTGCAGCTCGGCCAGGAGTCCTGA
- a CDS encoding ABC transporter permease, producing the protein MIRVALRSLLGRKLRLLMSTFAIVLGVAFVAGSLVFSDTLGRSFTALFASAVGDVVVRPVGGTTVQGSPSTEILPAALVDELAEVPGAARADGNVTAVGVFVVDTGGKVVGGLGPPALGGNFNDAPAGHGLTGLTIQEGREPRAAGEVVLDERTADRAGYDIGDTVPFVTSTERPDLEAELVGIAEFAEGGSLNGATLAQFDTATAQDLFLGGRDVYNDVWVTAEDGVSQEELAERVREVLPAGVEAVTGDDAADESASDLLEAVSFLTTFLLIFAGIALVVGSFLIVNTFSILVAQRSRELALLRALGASRRQVTWSVLLEAFVLGLVGSTVGLGLGVLLAMGIRAVTATFGLDLTGQGLVFEPRTVLAAYAVGVLVTMAAAFLPAHRTGRIAPVQAMRDDVALPESSMRRRLVGGLVLVAVGLVALVAGLFADVPRAGWWVGLGVLAVLLGVAGASPVLSRPFLGAARAAYARVFGAVGNLAGQNGLRNPRRTTATASALMIGLTLACTMAILGASAKATVDRSVEESFVGDYVVSSAFGGEFSPAVADEMAEVDGVASVVRERFAFGARDGDDQGISATDPGSIDDLGLRLVEGSADPLRDGTVVVQESWAEDEGVGVGDTVTLDLPAGEEQWEVVGIFEDNPIVFFPLLTTLDTLLSAGFPDRDNYVVVDAEPGATGVHERLEEVVADNPVVTVKDEAGFAAEQREPIDQLVLMVFALLGLALVIAVLGIVNTLALSVIERTREVGLLRAIGLSRGQLRLMITLESVVIAVLGAVLGVVLGTFFGVVLMRALRDEGLDVVSVPVGQLAAFLGVAIVVGVLAAVLPSRRAARLDVLKAIATD; encoded by the coding sequence ATGATCCGCGTCGCCCTGCGCAGCCTGCTCGGGCGCAAGCTGCGGCTGTTGATGAGCACGTTCGCGATCGTCCTCGGTGTCGCGTTCGTCGCCGGGTCGCTGGTCTTCTCCGACACCCTCGGCCGCAGCTTCACCGCCCTCTTCGCCTCGGCCGTCGGCGACGTGGTCGTCCGCCCGGTCGGCGGCACCACCGTCCAGGGCTCGCCGTCGACCGAGATCCTCCCGGCCGCGCTGGTCGACGAGCTCGCCGAGGTGCCCGGGGCGGCCCGCGCCGACGGCAACGTCACCGCGGTCGGCGTCTTCGTGGTCGACACCGGCGGCAAGGTCGTCGGCGGCCTCGGCCCGCCCGCCCTCGGCGGCAACTTCAACGACGCGCCCGCCGGCCACGGCCTCACCGGGCTGACCATCCAGGAGGGGCGCGAGCCCCGCGCGGCCGGCGAGGTGGTGCTCGACGAGCGCACCGCCGACCGCGCCGGGTACGACATCGGCGACACGGTCCCGTTCGTCACCTCCACCGAACGTCCCGACCTCGAGGCCGAGCTGGTCGGCATCGCGGAGTTCGCCGAGGGCGGGTCGCTCAACGGCGCGACGCTCGCGCAGTTCGACACCGCGACCGCCCAGGACCTCTTCCTCGGCGGCCGCGACGTCTACAACGACGTGTGGGTCACCGCCGAGGACGGCGTCAGCCAGGAGGAGCTCGCCGAGCGGGTCCGCGAGGTGCTGCCCGCCGGGGTCGAGGCCGTGACCGGCGACGACGCCGCCGACGAGAGCGCCTCGGACCTGCTCGAGGCGGTCTCCTTCCTCACCACCTTCCTGCTGATCTTCGCCGGCATCGCGCTGGTGGTCGGCTCCTTCCTCATCGTCAACACCTTCTCGATCCTGGTCGCCCAGCGCAGCCGCGAGCTCGCGCTGCTGCGCGCCCTCGGCGCCTCCCGCCGACAGGTCACCTGGTCGGTGCTGCTCGAGGCGTTCGTGCTGGGGCTGGTCGGCTCGACCGTCGGCCTGGGCCTCGGCGTGCTCCTCGCGATGGGCATCCGGGCGGTCACCGCGACCTTCGGCCTCGACCTCACCGGCCAGGGCCTGGTCTTCGAGCCGCGCACGGTCCTCGCGGCGTACGCCGTCGGCGTGCTGGTCACCATGGCCGCGGCGTTCCTGCCGGCCCACCGCACCGGGCGGATCGCGCCGGTCCAGGCGATGCGCGACGACGTGGCGCTGCCCGAGAGCTCGATGCGTCGCCGGCTGGTCGGCGGGCTGGTGCTGGTGGCGGTCGGGCTGGTCGCGCTGGTGGCCGGGCTGTTCGCCGACGTGCCCCGCGCGGGCTGGTGGGTCGGCCTGGGCGTGCTCGCCGTGCTGCTCGGGGTGGCCGGCGCCAGCCCGGTGCTCAGCCGGCCCTTCCTGGGCGCCGCGCGGGCGGCGTACGCCCGGGTCTTCGGTGCGGTCGGCAACCTCGCCGGCCAGAACGGGCTGCGCAACCCCCGGCGCACCACCGCCACCGCCTCGGCGCTGATGATCGGGCTGACCCTGGCCTGCACGATGGCGATCCTCGGCGCGTCGGCGAAGGCCACCGTCGACCGGTCGGTGGAGGAGAGCTTCGTCGGGGACTACGTGGTCAGCAGCGCCTTCGGCGGGGAGTTCTCCCCGGCCGTGGCCGACGAGATGGCCGAGGTCGACGGGGTGGCCTCGGTGGTGCGCGAGCGCTTCGCGTTCGGCGCCCGCGACGGGGACGACCAGGGCATCTCGGCGACCGACCCGGGGAGCATCGACGACCTCGGCCTGCGGCTCGTGGAGGGATCCGCCGACCCGCTGCGCGACGGCACGGTCGTGGTGCAGGAGTCGTGGGCCGAGGACGAGGGGGTCGGCGTCGGCGACACCGTCACCCTCGACCTGCCGGCGGGGGAGGAGCAGTGGGAGGTGGTCGGCATCTTCGAGGACAACCCGATCGTGTTCTTCCCGCTGCTCACCACCCTCGACACGCTGCTGTCCGCGGGCTTCCCCGACCGCGACAACTACGTGGTCGTCGACGCCGAGCCCGGGGCCACCGGGGTGCACGAGCGGCTCGAGGAGGTCGTCGCCGACAACCCGGTCGTGACGGTCAAGGACGAGGCCGGCTTCGCCGCGGAGCAGCGCGAGCCGATCGACCAGCTGGTGCTGATGGTCTTCGCGCTGCTCGGGCTCGCGCTGGTCATCGCGGTGCTCGGCATCGTCAACACCCTCGCGCTCTCGGTCATCGAGCGGACCCGCGAGGTCGGCCTGCTGCGCGCCATCGGGCTCAGCCGCGGGCAGCTGCGCCTGATGATCACCCTGGAGTCGGTGGTCATCGCGGTGCTCGGGGCGGTGCTCGGCGTCGTGCTCGGCACGTTCTTCGGCGTGGTGCTGATGCGCGCCCTGCGCGACGAGGGGCTCGACGTGGTCAGCGTGCCGGTCGGCCAGCTCGCGGCGTTCCTCGGGGTGGCGATCGTCGTCGGCGTCCTGGCCGCGGTGCTCCCCTCGCGGCGCGCGGCGCGGCTCGACGTGCTGAAGGCGATCGCGACGGACTGA
- a CDS encoding ABC transporter ATP-binding protein, translating into MTEPAARVRHLTKTYGTGQALVRALDDVSLDIAAGEFTAVMGPSGSGKSTLMHCCAGLDTADSGEVLVGDQDLTQLGDKALTRLRRDQIGFVFQSFNLVPTLTAGENILLPLSIAGRRPEPGWYDAVVAAVGLGDRLHHRPNELSGGQQQRVAVARALVSRPRIVFADEPTGNLDSRSGAEVLELLRRSVHAPPEEGGGQTVVMVTHDPVAAAYTDRVVFLADGRVVDELRQPTREQVLDVMARMSAPA; encoded by the coding sequence ATGACCGAGCCCGCCGCCCGTGTGCGACACCTGACCAAGACCTACGGCACCGGCCAGGCGCTCGTGCGAGCCCTCGACGACGTGAGCCTCGACATCGCCGCCGGTGAGTTCACCGCGGTGATGGGGCCGAGCGGCTCGGGCAAGTCCACCCTGATGCACTGCTGCGCGGGGCTCGACACCGCCGACTCCGGTGAGGTGCTCGTCGGCGACCAGGACCTGACCCAGCTCGGCGACAAGGCGCTCACCCGCCTGCGCCGCGACCAGATCGGCTTCGTCTTCCAGTCCTTCAACCTGGTGCCGACGCTGACAGCGGGGGAGAACATCCTGCTGCCGCTGTCCATCGCCGGCCGCCGCCCCGAACCCGGGTGGTACGACGCGGTGGTCGCCGCCGTCGGGCTGGGCGACCGGCTCCACCACCGGCCCAACGAGCTCTCCGGCGGCCAGCAGCAGCGGGTCGCCGTGGCCCGCGCGCTGGTCAGCCGCCCGCGCATCGTCTTCGCCGACGAGCCGACCGGCAACCTCGACTCGCGCTCGGGCGCGGAGGTGCTCGAGCTGCTGCGCCGCAGCGTCCACGCCCCGCCCGAGGAGGGCGGCGGCCAGACGGTCGTGATGGTCACCCACGACCCCGTGGCGGCGGCGTACACCGATCGTGTCGTCTTCCTCGCCGACGGCCGGGTGGTCGACGAGCTGCGGCAGCCCACCCGCGAGCAGGTGCTCGACGTGATGGCCCGGATGAGCGCGCCCGCATGA
- a CDS encoding alpha-ketoglutarate-dependent dioxygenase AlkB has protein sequence MDFQTSLFQAEAPAAEPPRAALLASLARTERMPLTRGAWVDVCRSWLPQADDVFATLVAEVPWRADQRQMYDRLVAVPRLLHTYLIGEELPHPVLTDAREALSEHYLPELGEPFRTAGCCWYRDGRDSVAWHGDTIGRGSTRDTMVAIVSVGDPRRLQLRPRGGGESISIEMGHGDLLVMGGSCQRTWEHAVPKVAHAGPRISVQFRPFNVF, from the coding sequence GTGGACTTCCAGACCTCGCTGTTCCAGGCGGAGGCTCCGGCCGCGGAGCCGCCCCGCGCCGCGCTGCTGGCGTCGCTGGCGCGGACCGAGCGGATGCCGCTGACCCGCGGCGCCTGGGTCGACGTGTGCCGCAGCTGGCTCCCCCAGGCCGACGACGTCTTCGCCACGCTCGTCGCCGAGGTCCCGTGGCGGGCCGACCAGCGGCAGATGTACGACCGGCTGGTCGCCGTGCCGCGCCTGCTGCACACCTACCTGATCGGCGAGGAGCTCCCCCACCCCGTGCTCACCGACGCCCGCGAGGCGCTCAGCGAGCACTACCTGCCCGAGCTGGGCGAGCCGTTCCGCACGGCCGGCTGCTGCTGGTACCGCGACGGCCGCGACAGCGTGGCCTGGCACGGCGACACGATCGGCCGCGGGTCCACGCGCGACACGATGGTCGCGATCGTCTCCGTCGGCGACCCCCGCCGGCTCCAGCTGCGCCCCCGCGGCGGCGGGGAGTCGATCTCGATCGAGATGGGCCACGGCGACCTGCTGGTCATGGGCGGCTCCTGCCAGCGCACCTGGGAGCACGCCGTGCCCAAGGTGGCGCACGCCGGGCCGCGGATCTCGGTGCAGTTCCGCCCGTTCAACGTGTTCTGA
- a CDS encoding SRPBCC family protein — MDLRHEFTVPTGVEETWAHFNDIASVAECFPGAVVTGVEDDTFTGTVKVKLGPIALVYGGSGTFVDKDESAHSFVVEAKGKDKRGNGTAGATVTLTMAEAAGGATDVVVVTDLAITGKPAQFGRGVMQDVSDKLLGQFVACLEQRLSAGPEPEPEPEPEAASAPAATPAATPAATPAATPPADTVAADEVTPVVAETGPAPAAPRPAPAVGAGPGGGNDALDLGASVLPVLLKSYGKQVGIGLLVVLVLVLLRRRRHH; from the coding sequence ATGGACCTCCGGCACGAGTTCACCGTCCCCACCGGGGTCGAGGAGACCTGGGCGCACTTCAACGACATCGCCTCGGTCGCCGAGTGCTTCCCCGGCGCGGTCGTCACCGGCGTCGAGGACGACACGTTCACCGGCACCGTCAAGGTCAAGCTCGGCCCGATCGCGCTCGTGTACGGCGGCTCCGGGACGTTCGTGGACAAGGACGAGTCGGCGCACTCCTTCGTCGTGGAGGCCAAGGGCAAGGACAAGCGCGGCAACGGCACGGCCGGCGCGACCGTCACGCTCACCATGGCCGAGGCGGCGGGCGGCGCGACCGACGTCGTCGTGGTCACCGACCTGGCGATCACCGGCAAGCCGGCGCAGTTCGGCCGCGGCGTCATGCAGGACGTCTCGGACAAGTTGCTCGGCCAGTTCGTCGCCTGCCTCGAGCAGCGGCTCTCCGCCGGGCCGGAGCCGGAGCCCGAGCCCGAGCCGGAGGCCGCGAGCGCGCCCGCCGCGACCCCGGCAGCGACCCCGGCAGCGACCCCGGCAGCGACCCCGCCGGCCGACACGGTCGCCGCGGACGAGGTGACGCCGGTCGTGGCCGAGACCGGACCCGCGCCGGCCGCCCCGCGGCCCGCACCCGCGGTCGGGGCCGGCCCGGGCGGTGGCAACGACGCGCTCGACCTCGGGGCGTCGGTCCTGCCGGTGCTGCTGAAGTCCTACGGCAAGCAGGTCGGCATCGGCCTGCTGGTCGTGCTGGTGCTCGTGCTGCTGCGGCGGCGCCGGCACCACTGA
- a CDS encoding FAD binding domain-containing protein, which translates to MIPAQFDYLAPTTVEEALAALAQHGDEAKILAGGQSLLPVLRMRLNAPEMVIDLGRIPALRGVRDEGDAIVVGAMTPHSVVGSDPVVAEHAALVSKAVEHLADAQIRHRGTFGGALAHADPAGDLGAPTLALGAEFLVQGPAGTRTVPAEEFFVDLFETAIGEDEILTGVRLPKHTGWGAHYEKFVRVAHQWPIVAVAAAVRVEGGTIAEARIGLTNMGNTPLRARAVEEALAGQPATEEAVRAAAAQAAEGTHPPSDLNGDADYRRHLATVLTRRAVLTAAGAGG; encoded by the coding sequence GTGATCCCCGCACAGTTCGACTACCTCGCCCCGACCACGGTCGAGGAGGCGCTCGCCGCGCTCGCCCAGCACGGCGACGAGGCGAAGATCCTCGCCGGTGGGCAGAGCCTGCTCCCGGTGCTGCGGATGCGGCTCAACGCCCCGGAGATGGTCATCGACCTCGGCCGGATCCCCGCGCTGCGCGGGGTCCGCGACGAGGGCGACGCCATCGTGGTCGGTGCGATGACGCCCCACTCGGTCGTCGGCTCCGACCCGGTGGTCGCCGAGCACGCCGCGCTGGTGAGCAAGGCCGTCGAGCACCTCGCCGACGCCCAGATCCGCCACCGCGGGACCTTCGGCGGGGCGCTGGCCCACGCCGACCCGGCCGGCGACCTCGGCGCCCCGACGCTGGCGCTCGGCGCCGAGTTCCTCGTCCAGGGGCCTGCCGGCACCCGCACGGTGCCGGCCGAGGAGTTCTTCGTCGACCTCTTCGAGACCGCGATCGGCGAGGACGAGATCCTCACCGGGGTCCGCCTGCCCAAGCACACCGGCTGGGGCGCGCACTACGAGAAGTTCGTCCGCGTGGCCCACCAGTGGCCGATCGTCGCGGTCGCCGCGGCGGTGCGGGTCGAGGGGGGCACGATCGCCGAGGCCCGGATCGGGTTGACCAACATGGGCAACACCCCGCTGCGCGCCCGCGCCGTGGAGGAGGCTCTCGCCGGTCAGCCCGCCACCGAGGAGGCCGTCCGCGCGGCCGCCGCGCAGGCCGCGGAGGGCACCCACCCGCCCTCGGACCTCAACGGCGACGCCGACTACCGTCGGCACCTCGCGACGGTCCTCACCCGGCGGGCCGTCCTCACGGCAGCAGGAGCAGGCGGCTGA